The sequence GCAACAGCATCAGTGTTAAACAACAGTTCCCCCTGCCACAAGACAATAACCTTGGACATGTCATGCATGGCTGAGGTATACaaagaaaatatgtttttaaacagTGTCACACTGGAGTGCAATGGTGTTTTGGCATATGAAAGGTCTAGTTTATGATGCTTCTGCATAAATGTTTAAACTGAATCAAAACTGCATTGACTACTGATTATACAGCACTCCATCCTATACAGAGCAGCACATAATACAAGAATTGTCATTTTGAAGTGCTAGCCTCAATTACATTACAAAGATTACAGCTTCCTACTATCCAAAGGCCTGACTAGCTGCAGCATCTGGTGAAGCAGTCATTTGAGCTCTTCCTTCTGGCACACTCACTAAGGGAAATTCTGAAAACTCTGCACTACCCCCACGTACTCTCAAGTTTACTTGTCCATTGGCAGCACTGTATGGGGGAGGCACACCAGCCCTTACATTCTGGTACTGAGCTCTGAATGTCTGCTCAAATGTGCCTATTTGATAGGCCTGATGGACAGGCTGAGCTTCTACCTTCTTTTGAGATGTCATCTGATCCAAGAATTCTTGTGCTGAGACAGAACTATGATTTGTCTCCTCGCTTGAAAAAGAAAAGGAGTGTTGGGACTCGCCAACCATTAAACCATAGTGAGATTTTTCAGATGTTGTTCGCAATGGTGAATTCATGCTTGATCTAAAGCCACGTTGCATTGTCATTGAAGTCATGGAAGAAAACAATGGTTGACTTGCAAGGGAAGGACTGTCAGTTCCAAAAGTAAGGGTCTGATTGGGTAAATATGCATCATTCTGACTTGTTCTTTCCAAAGCTTGCTGGAGAAATTTTGAATATTCATGGAGCATACTGGCTTTGTCTGAAGATGTTGATTGAGAACTTGCACTAGCTCTCTCGGTCTGGGCAACCTCAGCAACATCTGAAGTGTTTATTGACATGCTTGATGCCACTTCTGTATCAGCCACACTAAAAGCCATTTCATGCTGTCCATTTGCTTTATGAGAGTAATGGTCTAAAAGAGTCTGCAGCACCTCATCAGGAATTCCACTTTTGTCATGACTGTTCTTTATTTCAACAGTCAATGATTGAGAGTCCAACATAGATGCTGCTGTACTTTCATCAATGACACTAGCCACAGCAGCCTGGGTCACAGATGGCTGTGATGCTATCTGGCCTACATTCAGGGCATATTCTCTACTATTATTACTTGCTGCTTGCAAATAGCGCTTCTTCTTTAGAAACTGCATTGCATCATCATAATTGTTACTGCTATGCACAGGTTTACTAGGAACTTCCTGTAAGGAATCTACCTGATCAATATCATGGTTTCCCTCAGAATCCAGAAGACCTGGTTTATCAATAAGTTCATATGTATATTTAGTAACTTTATTTTCTTCATATGTGGATAATGCTGACATAGCCTGACTTGGTTCCAACTCTAGTTTCTGACTTCTTTTACTGCTAACTTTCTTGATGACCAATTTTGGCGGATGGATGTCTCCAACTGTACTTTCTAAAGGGTCACCACTGTTGGATGAATGTGGTATTTCAACAGAGTATTCAGTCACCATATATTCATCCTTCACTTTTGAAGCAACGCTATACAGTGACGAGTAATCATTCTCAGTTTCATCTTTTTTCTGGTCTAATTTTTCTACCGCGCACTCTTTATCAGCAAGAGGAACAGAAGACCTGGacttttctcctgctttttgctTCTTTTTCCGTGGTATTGGATTATCTTTATGTTGCAAGGAAATGCTTGGATCTTCCGCCTCTCCTCCCAATTCGCCCATCTTCAATGCACACTTCAGTTTTTTATCTCTGTTTTCATGGCACATGCGTTTATGTTTTAATACACGATCAGTCCTGGAGAAATACTGAAATAATCACAATGTTAGGGTCAATTCCATGGATCAACATTAAATTCTAATAAATGCAAAAAATGTATATTCTCTAcatagttctttttttaaaagcatcaGGCTCTAACAGCTGTAGAAAAACAAAGCTCACAAAAATTACTTGTATCTTAAAATTGTCACAGACCACAGTTTACAGATATACAACAACTAGATTGATTATGGACTGTTGCATGTAAAATCAGACACACTGCAGACAAATAATAAAGGACAGACCAGGAAGAAACATCTACACCTAATATAAATTGGACAGATTGATTATGCCAATAGATCTAAAAGttctagttttaaaatatttcctgaAAGTAACCTTTCATGTGTGGCAATAAAACATTAAATGCAACAATCTCTGTGAAAAGGAAATTAAGTTGAAACACAAGGAAATATATTTACTGAGCTAACATTGAGCTTACATGAGAATATGAATAACTGATAGTAGTTAAACACTGTTCAAAAGAGGCATCAAGTCAAAGCTATTCACCTTGAACTCAAAAGGACTGACATGCAAGAAATTAAACTTGGAAAGAGAACAGCAACTTATGCAGCATGAGCAGAGGTGCATGGTCAGCATGAAGCTGCAGCAGGGACTGTTCGTGTATTAAAATATTACACAAATCAGTGAGGAACAGAATCTAGCAAATAAAGGTTCCTgactcttttatttaaaaaaatgcaacattgtacaattgTAGCAGCTAAACTGGGATATAAAATTACCCAGGAAAGCTGactgaattaatattttgcaaaatGATATGGAGTTACACAAATTCAGTTAACTTTGAAGTGAAAATATACAACCGTGGCCACAGAAGTCAACAGTGTACAAATTTCCAACTGTGATTAAACAGGTTGTTGCTATTCATAGTTGCAAATAAAGCAACACAATTTACACTTTGATGGAGCAGAAGCATGATTATTATTCATTAATCTATTCTGGATACTGTTATAATTTGTAAGGAATGGACTATCAATCATAATGTGCCTTTCACATCCTTTGCAAGTCTTTGGAACTGAAGTACCATGGAATATAAATGCAGCAGTGCAGTTCCTGCATAGTATTGTAAGGAAAGGGAGTAACTAATTTACATATAGGATTTAGCAAACACCAATTAGGGACTAGACTAGATAATTTCTTTATTATTCATATTGGTTAAGGGTAGTTGTTGGGCAGGGACTAATATTTCCTCTGCCCTTCTCCAAATGGAATCAATTACATCaatcagtttttttgttttatttttgggggtgggggagaacgAGGAAGAGTTAGTTTAAAGTTTTCTCAGGTGTGACCATAAAACATGGCAGCTTAGCAGCatttcagcccagtgagtctgctGCCATTCACTGAAATGAATGGCCaatctgatcatccttaattccactttcctgacttttccccaCAACTCAATTCCCTTTCTGATTCAAATTCTGTTTATCTCAGtcatgaatatacttaacaacccagcaaCTTTAGCCCTCTGtaaattcactaccctcagagagaAAAGTTTCCCCCTCGTCTCGGTCTTAACTGAATGATCACAGTTATTCAGATTatgccctcaggtcttagtctctgCCAAAAGGTGAAACCCCTacaaatcttacatgtttcaataaagactcctctcattcttctaaactccaataagtacaatctacttaacctctcctcataagacagatCCTCCATATTCATAATCAACTTAGTGccatctctgaactgcctctaatctTTCCTTCGAAGAGGAGATCCAAAATTGTTCACggtattctagatgtggtctgactaatgccctgtatagttttagcaagatctccctATTTTATACTCCCTATTTTttacatttgccttccccatCACTTGCTGAACTTGTTTCATGCATGAGAACTCCCACATCTCAGTGGCTGCAGCTTTctagtctttccccatttaaatattgagctcttctattcttcctgccaaactgcatAACCACATTTTCCCACTCAATATGTCTACATTGCACTGCAGACACTGTATCATCCACACACTTGGCTTCCCACCATTTTTGTGTCTTCTGTAAACTTGGTGATAGTACATAATTAACtgcggttccagcactgatccctgtgatactaCATTAGTTATAGGTTGCTATCTTGAAAATTATCCCTTTATCATAACTTTCTGGCTTCTATTAcatagccaatcctctatccatctcAATAACATATTCTTCCCAAAATCATAGGCTCACATTTATGAAGTAGCCTTTGGAGCAGTAGCTTTTTgtttgccttttggaaatccaaatacattacatctactGGTTTTGCTTTATCTATCCCACTTATATTATTGCTGTTTAGAACTCTAttaaatttgtcaagcataatttcctcTGATCCTTCGCACCAAAAAGACAACTTTTCTAACAGTGCACACCATCTGAGTACTTCAGTAAAGTGCTCAAGCATCTGGAGTGAGGTCTGAACTCAAAACATCTGAAACATACCTATACAGAAATGTAGTCAAGCCAGTGGTAAATAATTTAGCAAATCAATGACTAAATATTCAAGACCAATATCATGAAGACCTAGGTAGAGTAATTAGCTAACACCTTGAAGGCTTTAATCatttgtgtggcttggagaggaatttatacTTCTCTCTATCCCTTATGGCCTGGGTTTTTATTGCTTTTTCCAGGTAACTCCTATAAAACAGGATTGATCTCAGTTAATTCATTGATACTTACCACattggagaccattcagctctcatgtctgtgctggtcaacaaaatctgactacactaatcccatattCCGTTTTGCCCATAACCCTGGAGCCTGTGGCAACCTAACTGAATATTTATTAAATGTTACAAGATTTTTCCATTCAATAACCCTTGCAGGCAGaaagttccagactcccaccacacTCTAGGTTAAAAGATTTATCCCTAACCATCATCTTTACCTTCTTAGCTCAAATCTGTGCCTATTACTGACCACCTTTAATGAATGAGAATATGCATTCCTACCATATTCCATCCCATTCATATCCTTCAATATTGCTTAACCTCTATCAAGACTTGACTtattgctccaagaaaaacaactccGCCTATACATTCTCTCCTCATTTCTCAGACCCTCCAGTCTAGAAATTATCCTGGTAAATATGTTCTGAACACTCtcgtgcaatcacattcttcctataacgtGATGAGGCTcccttaaccaccttatctagctgccctgctaccttcagggatctgtggatatgcacGCAGGAAGGTCTTATGGACCAAACCTCTGCATGAATGATCAGAATAATCACTGCATTGTTTTTCTTACTGTTTGTCACATTCATAGGTTGACAGTAGTGTAACATAGTGGAAATGAAAGGTCACGAAGAACTAAATGAAGCAATTCTACAGAAAAACGCAGAAAAGACTGGAATAATGAAAATTCAAGTAAAAATCAAAAAAGTGGAACAGCACCAAATCCTGAAAGTAAACAATTCAGAATGCAGAGAAGGGAAGATATATGGTATCAGTCCACAATCTTTCAATCTACACTCCAAGGAATGCAACGGTGCAAGAAAGCAACTcacacccaccttctcaaggacaattagggatgggcaataaaagctggcctagacagtgatgCTCACATGTTATGAACTGATGAAAATAAATTTTTtcgatggtgaaacttgaaagggttcagaaaagatttacaaggatgttgccagggttggaggatttgagctatagggagaggctgaacaggctggggctgttttccctggagcgttggaggctgggaggtgaccttataaaggtttataaaattatgaggggcatcgttaaggtaaatagacaaagtcttttccctgggatccgggagtccagaacgagagggcataggtttagggagctgccagaggaaatggtggaagctggtacaattgcaacatttaagaggcatttggatgggtatatgaataggaagggtttggagggatatgggttgggtgttggcaggtgggactagattgggttgggatatctgatcggcatggacgggttggaccgaagggtctgttttcatgctgtacatctctatgactctatgtaatgaTGTAACTTAGA comes from Chiloscyllium plagiosum isolate BGI_BamShark_2017 chromosome 7, ASM401019v2, whole genome shotgun sequence and encodes:
- the znf148 gene encoding zinc finger protein 148 — translated: MNIEDKLDRIFLKCGSINEMQSSRPLVVVGGVPDQPSVHIGAQETVLEEREISHEEILQQETALQESALPQEELISHDELMIHEETVKNDDDENDGHERLPQELSYELNVNVKQEIQYADEAGQLKKDKGQQKEPIDLQKKKKRKQRSPSKILTINEDGSLGLKCLKSHICEHCNAAFRTNYHLQRHVFIHTGEKPYQCSQCSMRFIQKYLLQRHEKIHTGEKPFQCDECDMRFIQKYHMERHKRTHSGEKPYQCEYCHQYFSRTDRVLKHKRMCHENRDKKLKCALKMGELGGEAEDPSISLQHKDNPIPRKKKQKAGEKSRSSVPLADKECAVEKLDQKKDETENDYSSLYSVASKVKDEYMVTEYSVEIPHSSNSGDPLESTVGDIHPPKLVIKKVSSKRSQKLELEPSQAMSALSTYEENKVTKYTYELIDKPGLLDSEGNHDIDQVDSLQEVPSKPVHSSNNYDDAMQFLKKKRYLQAASNNSREYALNVGQIASQPSVTQAAVASVIDESTAASMLDSQSLTVEIKNSHDKSGIPDEVLQTLLDHYSHKANGQHEMAFSVADTEVASSMSINTSDVAEVAQTERASASSQSTSSDKASMLHEYSKFLQQALERTSQNDAYLPNQTLTFGTDSPSLASQPLFSSMTSMTMQRGFRSSMNSPLRTTSEKSHYGLMVGESQHSFSFSSEETNHSSVSAQEFLDQMTSQKKVEAQPVHQAYQIGTFEQTFRAQYQNVRAGVPPPYSAANGQVNLRVRGGSAEFSEFPLVSVPEGRAQMTASPDAAASQAFG